In a genomic window of Candidatus Zymogenaceae bacterium:
- a CDS encoding diguanylate cyclase, with the protein MLLIEDDPGFRDLVVQMLSEPNNSVFDIAQAQTLGEGCEYLDREKVDVVLLDLILPDNEGIDTFTRLKEKYPELPIVILTSIEDEKTAVEAVKDGAQDYLFKMEVKGDILIRSLRYAVERKRVQEELEQARDQLELRVKERTKELEDVNNRLQNEVEERIRALESLAESEERFRGIAERSFDMIFEIGSERQFLYTSPAVKRIFDYTPDEIINIPLETFISEEDKSRVSQAIDTLLGGSYIEGVQCGIKKKDGAPGFIEINASPILREGKVLGGQGIARDITERKKMEEELWRLSITDSLTNLYNQRYFYTKINEEASRAKRMSYPLCLMVFDLDNFKKFNDKNGHLAGDEILKHVGEITANSIRKDVDTAFRYGGDEFAIILPSAKKTDAAAVAKRIRGSIRSLPNDIDISLGIASFEDHANITSMINAADRAMYSQKEAKK; encoded by the coding sequence ATGCTGCTGATCGAAGACGATCCCGGCTTTCGTGACCTCGTCGTCCAGATGCTGTCCGAGCCAAACAACTCCGTCTTCGATATAGCTCAGGCCCAGACCCTGGGAGAAGGATGCGAGTATCTCGATCGGGAAAAGGTCGATGTCGTTCTCCTGGACCTGATTCTCCCCGATAACGAGGGCATCGATACGTTTACCCGTCTCAAGGAAAAATATCCGGAACTCCCCATAGTCATTCTCACCTCTATAGAAGACGAGAAAACCGCCGTGGAAGCGGTCAAGGACGGCGCCCAGGATTACCTGTTTAAAATGGAGGTGAAAGGGGATATTTTAATTCGATCCCTGCGTTACGCGGTGGAGAGAAAGCGGGTTCAGGAGGAACTCGAGCAGGCCCGGGATCAACTGGAGCTCCGGGTCAAGGAACGCACGAAGGAACTGGAAGACGTCAACAACAGACTACAAAACGAGGTGGAGGAGCGCATACGGGCCCTGGAGTCACTGGCCGAGAGCGAAGAGCGGTTTCGCGGCATCGCGGAAAGAAGCTTCGACATGATCTTCGAGATCGGCAGCGAGCGTCAATTCCTCTATACATCCCCCGCCGTGAAGCGCATCTTCGACTATACGCCGGATGAGATCATCAACATCCCACTCGAGACCTTCATCTCCGAAGAGGACAAGAGTCGTGTTTCCCAGGCAATTGATACGCTTCTCGGAGGGTCCTACATCGAAGGAGTCCAGTGCGGAATCAAAAAAAAGGACGGCGCCCCGGGATTCATAGAGATAAACGCATCTCCCATACTCCGGGAAGGAAAGGTCCTCGGCGGGCAGGGGATCGCAAGAGATATAACCGAGCGAAAGAAGATGGAAGAGGAGCTGTGGAGACTCTCCATTACCGACAGCCTCACCAATTTGTACAACCAGCGTTATTTCTATACAAAAATCAACGAGGAGGCCAGCCGGGCGAAAAGAATGTCGTATCCACTGTGTTTGATGGTCTTCGATCTGGACAATTTCAAAAAATTCAATGACAAAAACGGCCACCTTGCCGGCGACGAGATATTGAAACATGTGGGAGAAATCACCGCCAACTCAATCCGAAAGGATGTAGACACCGCGTTCAGATACGGAGGGGATGAATTCGCCATTATCCTTCCATCGGCGAAAAAGACCGACGCCGCCGCAGTGGCAAAACGTATACGGGGCTCCATCCGTTCGCTCCCGAACGACATAGATATCAGCCTGGGTATCGCCTCCTTTGAAGATCACGCAAATATAACCTCCATGATAAACGCGGCGGATCGGGCGATGTATTCGCAAAAAGAGGCGAAAAAATAA
- a CDS encoding PAS domain S-box protein, producing the protein MTTNTISTLIVEDDPGYARLIKDMLHDTAGTKFSVLHADHLMKGIDLLAKHDIDLIILDLTLPDSEGIDTFLRIKGVTPELPVIVLSSVEDENIAVRAVTEGAQDYLFKVEMRPAILVRAIRYAMERKKVRNELKNAYDEMEERVKERTHELTKLNEQLKTEINERKRYEAALKENEQLFKATIESIGDGIFVVGENGEVTHSNERFISLWQIPKDLSLKKNDELLLEHFLGMLEEPKVFLSTIKELYHTNDESQDLLKLKDGRTLERYTHPLTRNGKFSGRVWRFRDITDRFEAERRILENEERFRGIAERSFDVIYEFDDAGIFTYISPAVFRITGFTPNELIGKPLHSLFTPSTKGQISAMLERIESGNDVEGMEIEAVKKDGREVSLEINSSPIFRSGVFTGGQGIARDISDRKAIDEQMRILSITDIVTGLFNQVHFAEKMQDEVKRALRSSTPLSLVIYHIDNLAEYNETNGNLKGDRMLAELGKLIKKSIREDMDTAFRYGSDDFALILPHTQIEDAESIAGRIVSRIDKNLKEVSLSVGVAPLEGRKTADEMIQTALKDLNARKRAAAS; encoded by the coding sequence ATGACCACAAACACCATCTCAACTCTAATAGTCGAGGATGACCCCGGCTACGCCCGGTTAATCAAGGATATGCTCCATGATACCGCCGGGACGAAATTTTCTGTACTGCACGCCGACCATTTGATGAAGGGCATCGATCTGCTTGCCAAGCACGATATCGACCTGATTATCCTGGATTTGACCCTCCCCGACAGCGAGGGGATCGATACATTCCTTCGCATCAAGGGAGTTACGCCGGAACTCCCCGTTATCGTTCTGAGTTCGGTAGAAGACGAGAATATTGCGGTTCGCGCCGTTACCGAGGGAGCTCAGGACTACCTGTTCAAGGTGGAGATGCGCCCGGCCATTCTGGTTCGCGCCATCCGGTACGCCATGGAGCGAAAAAAAGTCCGCAATGAATTGAAAAACGCCTATGATGAGATGGAAGAGCGGGTAAAGGAGCGGACGCATGAACTGACAAAGCTCAACGAACAGCTCAAGACCGAGATCAATGAGCGGAAGCGGTATGAGGCGGCCCTGAAGGAAAACGAGCAACTGTTCAAGGCCACCATCGAATCCATCGGAGACGGCATCTTCGTCGTCGGTGAAAACGGCGAAGTGACCCACTCCAACGAGCGGTTCATCAGCCTGTGGCAGATTCCCAAGGACCTGTCTCTGAAAAAAAACGACGAACTGCTCCTGGAGCATTTTCTGGGGATGCTGGAGGAACCGAAGGTATTTCTTTCCACCATCAAGGAGCTGTATCACACCAACGATGAATCCCAGGACCTGCTCAAGCTTAAAGACGGCCGCACCCTGGAAAGATATACCCACCCGTTGACCAGAAACGGAAAATTCTCCGGCCGTGTCTGGCGGTTCAGGGACATCACGGATCGGTTCGAGGCGGAGCGGCGTATCTTGGAAAACGAGGAGCGGTTTCGCGGTATCGCAGAACGAAGTTTTGATGTGATATATGAATTCGACGATGCGGGGATCTTCACCTATATTTCCCCGGCCGTTTTTCGCATCACCGGTTTCACTCCAAACGAGCTTATCGGCAAGCCACTCCACTCTCTTTTTACCCCGTCGACAAAGGGCCAGATTTCGGCGATGCTGGAAAGAATCGAGTCGGGAAATGATGTGGAGGGAATGGAGATTGAGGCCGTTAAAAAGGACGGAAGAGAGGTCTCGCTGGAGATCAACTCATCACCGATATTCCGAAGCGGCGTTTTCACCGGAGGACAGGGAATCGCCCGGGATATCAGCGACAGGAAGGCGATCGATGAACAGATGCGGATACTCTCGATAACCGACATCGTCACGGGGCTTTTTAACCAAGTGCATTTCGCGGAGAAAATGCAGGACGAGGTCAAGCGGGCCCTTCGTTCATCGACTCCGTTGTCCCTTGTCATCTATCATATCGACAACCTGGCCGAATACAACGAAACCAACGGTAATCTCAAGGGGGACCGAATGCTGGCGGAGCTCGGAAAGCTCATCAAGAAGTCCATTCGCGAGGATATGGACACCGCCTTTCGATACGGCTCCGACGATTTCGCCCTCATCCTTCCCCATACACAGATCGAAGACGCCGAATCCATTGCCGGTCGAATCGTGAGTCGGATAGACAAGAATCTGAAAGAAGTATCGCTCAGCGTCGGGGTCGCCCCCCTTGAAGGAAGAAAAACCGCCGACGAAATGATCCAGACCGCCCTCAAGGACCTGAACGCCCGAAAGAGGGCCGCCGCCAGTTAG
- a CDS encoding diguanylate cyclase, giving the protein MKDAPLFQAVAPGISDDTLLQRISDPVFILLYPDAVIIQVNQAAARLLGYTDDELLLVPLSDLIMGGATSLSPLLDNLSHASVSEGTLTLLDRNTVAHTMSVSADLFSGKSNTEYVRLIARATAIDYETPELPENWDRLIREALDAMPIFLWIYAPAEEKFIYVSPAFERIYGYDHLSLYREPGLWFSVIHPDDRDDIVRTFKENVGASLALQYRIIQKKGAVRWVSHRVFPIRDEKGGSPKLTGFIEDITMRRQWEDVLKQASDEWRITFDSITDLVSIHDREFRIVKVNRAFADAFHKEPRELIGIRCFEVIHHRSDPCPDCPHIKTIRTKKPACIEMTEPARGGAHLLISTAPILDAWGEIRGSVHTIRDITERKKMEDELIRLSTTDSLTGLYNQRSFFSIINTHTVRATRLEQNLSLIVFDLDRFKQYNDIHGHLAGDVVLKTVGEITAACIREEVDAAFRYGGDEFAVILTDANESQAHTVARRIQSQVVQTIPDIGVSFGVSQWKPGDTTDVFIERADTAMYAYKTAQRQKSLL; this is encoded by the coding sequence ATGAAGGACGCCCCTCTTTTCCAGGCTGTAGCGCCCGGAATATCAGACGACACCCTGCTTCAGCGTATATCAGATCCCGTATTCATCCTCTTATACCCGGACGCAGTTATCATACAGGTCAACCAGGCCGCCGCACGGCTGTTGGGATATACCGACGACGAGCTGCTCCTCGTTCCCTTGTCGGACCTGATAATGGGCGGGGCGACCTCCCTCTCCCCCCTCCTGGACAATCTCTCTCACGCATCCGTCTCCGAGGGAACCCTCACACTCCTCGACAGGAATACGGTCGCCCACACCATGTCGGTCAGTGCGGACCTCTTCTCCGGAAAATCAAACACCGAGTATGTCCGCCTTATCGCCCGCGCCACAGCCATCGATTACGAAACTCCGGAGCTGCCGGAGAATTGGGACAGGTTGATACGGGAGGCCCTGGACGCCATGCCGATCTTCCTTTGGATTTACGCCCCCGCCGAGGAGAAATTCATCTACGTAAGCCCCGCCTTCGAGCGAATCTACGGCTACGACCACCTGAGCCTCTATCGGGAGCCGGGGCTCTGGTTCAGCGTCATCCACCCGGACGACCGGGATGATATCGTCAGGACCTTCAAGGAAAACGTGGGGGCCTCCCTGGCGCTCCAGTACCGTATCATACAAAAAAAGGGCGCCGTTCGCTGGGTGTCTCATCGCGTGTTTCCGATCCGGGATGAAAAAGGCGGCTCCCCGAAGCTGACCGGCTTCATCGAGGACATCACCATGCGCCGCCAGTGGGAGGACGTACTCAAGCAGGCGTCCGACGAGTGGCGTATCACCTTCGATTCCATTACCGATCTCGTATCCATCCACGATCGCGAGTTTCGCATCGTCAAGGTCAATCGGGCGTTCGCCGACGCATTTCATAAAGAACCTCGTGAACTCATCGGCATCCGCTGTTTTGAAGTGATTCACCACAGGTCCGATCCCTGTCCCGACTGCCCTCACATCAAGACCATCAGGACAAAAAAACCTGCATGTATTGAGATGACAGAGCCGGCCAGAGGCGGCGCTCACCTGCTGATAAGCACCGCCCCCATCCTGGACGCCTGGGGTGAAATCCGCGGATCGGTCCATACCATCCGCGACATTACCGAGCGAAAAAAGATGGAGGACGAACTCATTCGGCTTTCCACCACCGACAGCCTTACCGGACTCTACAATCAACGCAGTTTTTTCAGCATCATCAATACCCATACCGTCCGGGCGACACGGCTGGAACAGAACCTCTCCCTGATCGTCTTCGACCTTGATCGATTCAAGCAGTATAACGACATCCACGGCCACCTCGCCGGTGACGTCGTCCTCAAAACGGTGGGGGAAATTACCGCCGCCTGTATCCGGGAGGAGGTGGATGCGGCGTTTCGGTACGGCGGAGATGAATTCGCCGTGATCCTTACCGACGCGAACGAGTCTCAGGCCCACACCGTGGCCCGGCGTATCCAGAGCCAGGTGGTCCAGACGATTCCCGATATCGGCGTCAGCTTCGGCGTCTCCCAGTGGAAACCGGGCGACACCACCGACGTGTTCATCGAACGGGCCGATACGGCCATGTACGCCTACAAGACCGCCCAAAGGCAAAAATCCCTCCTATAA